In Pseudomonas sp. ADAK18, a single window of DNA contains:
- the cytX gene encoding putative hydroxymethylpyrimidine transporter CytX — translation MSIQPSTYSPDIAVPTDKRVFGARDLFSLWFSLGIGLMVLQTGALLAPGLGLSGSLLAIFLGTLVGVLLLAAVGVIGSDTGLSSMAALKLSLGAKGASLPALLNLLQLIGWGSFEIIVMRDAASLLGTRAFNEGSLLASPLLWTLFFGGLATLLAVSGPLTFVRQILRKWGIWLLLAACLWLTWNLFAKADLAALWVQAGDGSMPFAVGFDIAIAMPLSWLPLIADYSRFGKRAKSVFGGTALGFFIGNFWLMSLGVAYTLAFAPSGEVNALLLALAGAGLGIPLLLILLDESENAFADIHSAAVSSGILLRLKVEHLALAIGVICTLIACLAPLAQYQNFLLLIGSVFAPLFGVVLVDHFILRRRGQAVAASLRWPALLAWLGGVSTYHLLANLYPDIGATLPALVLAGLLQFILGRAFSGARAPVQA, via the coding sequence TTGAGCATTCAACCCAGCACCTATTCCCCAGACATTGCGGTCCCCACCGACAAGCGCGTCTTTGGCGCCCGCGATCTCTTCTCCCTGTGGTTCTCCCTAGGCATCGGCCTGATGGTCCTGCAAACCGGCGCATTATTGGCGCCGGGCTTGGGCTTGTCCGGCTCGTTACTGGCGATTTTCCTCGGCACTCTGGTCGGCGTGCTGCTGCTCGCCGCCGTCGGCGTGATTGGCAGCGACACCGGCCTGTCCTCCATGGCCGCCCTCAAGCTCAGCCTCGGCGCCAAGGGCGCAAGCCTGCCCGCGCTGCTGAACCTGCTGCAACTGATTGGCTGGGGCTCGTTCGAAATCATCGTCATGCGCGATGCCGCCAGCTTGCTGGGCACACGGGCGTTCAACGAAGGCAGTCTGCTGGCCAGCCCGCTGCTTTGGACCTTGTTCTTTGGCGGCCTCGCAACCTTGTTGGCTGTCAGCGGTCCATTGACCTTCGTGCGGCAAATCCTGCGCAAGTGGGGCATCTGGCTGCTGCTCGCCGCCTGCTTGTGGCTAACCTGGAACCTGTTCGCCAAGGCCGATCTGGCCGCCCTCTGGGTCCAGGCCGGTGACGGTTCGATGCCGTTTGCCGTGGGTTTTGATATCGCCATTGCGATGCCGTTGTCCTGGCTGCCGCTGATTGCCGATTACTCACGCTTCGGCAAACGTGCGAAAAGCGTGTTCGGCGGTACCGCACTGGGCTTTTTTATCGGTAACTTCTGGCTGATGAGCCTGGGCGTGGCTTACACCCTGGCGTTCGCGCCGAGCGGTGAAGTGAATGCGCTGCTGCTGGCGTTGGCCGGGGCTGGCCTGGGGATTCCGCTGTTGCTGATTCTGCTGGATGAATCAGAAAATGCCTTCGCCGATATTCACTCGGCTGCGGTGTCCAGCGGGATTCTGTTGCGCTTGAAAGTCGAGCACCTGGCGTTGGCTATCGGTGTGATCTGCACCCTGATCGCTTGCCTGGCACCGCTGGCGCAGTATCAGAACTTCCTGCTGTTGATCGGCTCGGTGTTCGCGCCGCTGTTCGGCGTGGTGTTGGTGGATCACTTTATCCTGCGCCGCCGTGGCCAGGCCGTCGCCGCAAGCCTGCGCTGGCCGGCGTTGCTGGCCTGGCTCGGAGGCGTCAGTACCTATCACCTGTTGGCCAATTTGTACCCGGATATTGGTGCGACCCTGCCGGCACTGGTGCTGGCAGGGCTGCTGCAATTTATCCTGGGCCGGGCCTTCAGTGGCGCGCGGGCACCAGTTCAGGCTTGA
- a CDS encoding RsiV family protein, with product MSLLKIASMACIALTLGACQSLFQPSYLKPLDSTSDASEQIKPGCGSPDCPLVNIDTVHFPAEPQLDTVVEQRLLQMTRTSPNASVPSSLSAYREKFLRESPNRNSMYLQAKVREQHDGLVIIEVSSYLDTGTAHGDPGRGFINYSRLLHKELTLADMLLPGQEDAFWRTAKVAHNSWLISSQMDRDPEFVKNWPFQKTPNVALTSTGVVLKYNVTTIAPYALGLIEITLPYARLSGVIKPELVPARH from the coding sequence ATGTCGCTTTTAAAAATCGCCTCTATGGCTTGTATTGCCCTGACCCTCGGCGCTTGCCAGAGTCTGTTCCAACCCAGCTACCTCAAACCTTTGGATAGCACTTCGGACGCCTCGGAGCAGATCAAGCCTGGCTGCGGCAGCCCGGACTGCCCACTGGTGAACATCGACACCGTGCATTTCCCCGCCGAGCCACAACTCGACACCGTGGTGGAACAACGCCTGTTGCAGATGACCCGTACCTCGCCCAACGCCAGCGTGCCATCCAGCCTGAGCGCCTATCGGGAAAAGTTTTTGCGCGAGTCGCCCAATCGCAACAGCATGTACTTACAAGCCAAGGTACGTGAGCAGCATGACGGACTGGTGATCATCGAAGTATCCAGTTATTTGGACACCGGTACCGCCCACGGCGACCCGGGACGCGGCTTCATCAACTATTCACGCCTGCTGCACAAAGAGCTGACCCTGGCCGACATGCTGTTGCCAGGCCAGGAAGACGCCTTCTGGAGAACCGCGAAAGTGGCCCACAACAGCTGGCTGATCAGTTCGCAAATGGACCGTGACCCGGAATTCGTGAAGAACTGGCCTTTCCAGAAAACCCCGAATGTGGCGTTGACCAGCACCGGGGTAGTCCTCAAGTACAACGTCACCACCATTGCGCCTTACGCCTTGGGGCTGATCGAAATAACCCTTCCCTACGCCCGGCTCAGCGGTGTGATCAAGCCTGAACTGGTGCCCGCGCGCCACTGA
- a CDS encoding NUDIX domain-containing protein, giving the protein MTDTAKSTPSKIEVVQRENAYKGFYKLDRLKLRHEKFDGGMSRELNREVFVRHDAVCVLPYDPQRDEVVLIEQFRVGAMGRTDNPWLIEMVAGLIDKDEQPEEVAHREAEEEAGLTFSALWPITQYFPSPGGSTEFVHLFLGRCDSSGAGGVHGLEEEAEDIRVTVWAFEDALQAVRDGKISNAASIIALQWLALNRAEVRGLWQ; this is encoded by the coding sequence ATGACGGACACTGCGAAATCGACGCCGAGCAAGATTGAAGTGGTTCAGCGCGAGAATGCCTACAAGGGCTTCTACAAGCTCGATCGGCTGAAGCTGCGCCACGAGAAGTTCGACGGTGGCATGAGCCGAGAGCTCAATCGCGAAGTCTTTGTTCGCCATGATGCGGTGTGCGTGCTGCCTTACGATCCGCAGCGCGATGAAGTGGTACTGATCGAACAGTTTCGTGTCGGCGCCATGGGCCGCACCGACAACCCGTGGCTGATAGAAATGGTTGCGGGCCTGATCGACAAGGATGAACAGCCGGAGGAGGTTGCGCACCGCGAAGCCGAGGAGGAAGCTGGACTGACCTTCTCTGCGTTGTGGCCGATTACCCAATACTTCCCTTCGCCGGGCGGCAGTACCGAGTTTGTTCATCTGTTCCTGGGGCGTTGCGACAGCAGCGGGGCAGGTGGAGTCCATGGACTGGAAGAGGAAGCAGAAGACATTCGCGTCACCGTCTGGGCCTTCGAAGATGCCCTGCAAGCGGTGCGTGATGGAAAAATTTCCAACGCAGCCAGCATTATCGCCCTGCAATGGCTTGCGCTTAATCGCGCGGAAGTGAGGGGGTTATGGCAGTAA
- a CDS encoding DUF1249 domain-containing protein, protein MAVKTRERYRVDLIGLQAACEANYARLMRLLPDMRHTPEARRIAVTHGDQMLGVLTLEVILTCPYTTTLRVRQEHSLPWLPVPQLEVQVYHDARMAEVVSAEHARRFRSIYPYPNVFMHQPDEKAQLNVFLGEWLSHCLALGHEFEVVR, encoded by the coding sequence ATGGCAGTAAAGACACGGGAGCGATATCGGGTGGACCTGATCGGGCTGCAAGCAGCCTGTGAGGCCAACTATGCACGGCTGATGCGGCTGCTGCCGGACATGCGCCACACCCCCGAGGCGCGGCGCATTGCCGTGACCCACGGGGATCAGATGCTCGGCGTGCTGACCCTGGAAGTCATTCTGACCTGCCCGTACACCACGACATTGCGCGTGCGCCAGGAGCATAGTCTGCCGTGGTTGCCGGTGCCGCAGCTGGAGGTTCAGGTGTATCACGACGCGCGCATGGCCGAAGTAGTCAGCGCCGAACATGCGCGACGCTTTCGCAGCATCTATCCTTACCCCAATGTGTTCATGCACCAGCCCGATGAGAAAGCACAGCTCAATGTGTTCCTCGGTGAATGGTTGAGTCACTGCCTGGCCCTGGGCCATGAGTTTGAAGTCGTTCGGTAG
- the cpdA gene encoding 3',5'-cyclic-AMP phosphodiesterase — translation MPSVSTLNPDAAALLVQLSDSHLFAEADGTLLGMNTRDSLQRVIDLVLARQPQIDLLLATGDLSQDGTLESYQAFRDATRQIPAPARWIPGNHDEPQIMAHAAINSALLEPVVDVGNWRITLLDSAVPGSVPGYLQDRQLQLLAQSLSEAPTRHHLVCFHHHPVSIGCAWMEPIGLRNPEALFAVLDRFPQVKAVLWGHVHQEIDRERNGVRLLASPSTCIQFAPGSEDFNVSEEAPGYRWLRLHADGRLETGVERVEGFAFQVDYGSNGY, via the coding sequence TTGCCGAGCGTATCCACCTTGAACCCTGACGCTGCGGCGTTGCTGGTGCAACTGTCCGACAGCCATCTGTTTGCCGAGGCCGACGGCACGCTGCTGGGCATGAATACCCGCGACAGCCTGCAACGGGTCATCGACCTGGTGTTGGCCCGGCAGCCGCAAATCGACTTGCTGCTGGCCACTGGCGATCTGTCCCAGGACGGCACGCTGGAGTCTTATCAGGCGTTTCGTGACGCGACCCGGCAGATCCCGGCACCCGCGCGCTGGATTCCGGGCAATCATGATGAACCACAGATCATGGCGCACGCCGCGATCAACAGCGCGTTGCTGGAACCCGTGGTGGATGTGGGCAACTGGCGCATCACCTTGCTGGACTCTGCCGTACCGGGCTCGGTGCCGGGGTACTTGCAGGACCGACAGCTTCAGTTGCTCGCGCAATCCTTGAGCGAAGCGCCAACCCGTCATCATCTGGTGTGTTTCCACCATCACCCGGTGTCCATTGGTTGCGCCTGGATGGAGCCCATTGGCCTGCGCAATCCCGAGGCGCTGTTTGCCGTGTTGGATCGCTTTCCCCAGGTGAAAGCGGTGCTCTGGGGTCATGTCCATCAGGAGATCGACCGCGAGCGCAACGGCGTGCGCTTGCTGGCGTCACCGTCCACCTGTATCCAGTTCGCCCCAGGCAGTGAGGATTTCAACGTCAGCGAGGAGGCGCCAGGCTATCGCTGGCTGCGCCTACATGCCGACGGACGGTTGGAAACCGGCGTGGAGCGGGTCGAAGGCTTCGCGTTCCAGGTGGATTACGGTAGCAACGGTTACTGA
- a CDS encoding M14 family metallopeptidase, translated as MKTLEQVRASLTPYPVEVEFPDLSQWKTGNCGIDYVHSFDSGKPGPHVLIMALTHGNEVSGAIAVDTLLRSGVRPRQGRLSLGFGNIDAYHRFDPQDIDATRFLDEDMNRVWLTSTLDGERDSVELRRARELRPLIDSVDLLLDIHSMHEESPPLMMCGACAKGLEFAESLGVPATVVADAGHANGRRMRDYGGFGDAASHKNALLIETGQHFSKKSEHVALDVAARFLIATEAVAKADVLAFLSQEKPAAQQFLHVTDPVVAHSMDFSFSDDYRGLERIAHAGTVIARDGQREIVTPYDNCVLIQPSLRHLGHGVTVVRLARVLDL; from the coding sequence ATGAAAACACTTGAGCAAGTTCGTGCCTCGCTGACACCGTATCCCGTGGAAGTCGAATTCCCGGATCTCAGCCAATGGAAAACAGGCAACTGCGGGATCGACTACGTCCACAGCTTCGACAGTGGCAAGCCAGGACCGCATGTGCTGATCATGGCGCTGACTCATGGTAACGAAGTCAGCGGTGCAATCGCGGTTGACACCTTGTTGCGCAGCGGTGTGCGCCCTCGTCAGGGGCGGTTGTCCCTGGGGTTTGGCAACATTGATGCTTATCACCGCTTCGATCCGCAGGACATCGATGCGACCCGTTTTCTGGACGAGGACATGAACCGTGTCTGGCTGACATCGACGCTGGACGGCGAGCGCGATTCTGTCGAGTTACGCCGCGCACGTGAGTTACGACCGCTGATCGACAGTGTCGATTTGCTGCTCGACATCCACTCGATGCACGAAGAGTCCCCGCCGTTGATGATGTGTGGCGCATGCGCCAAAGGCCTGGAGTTCGCTGAATCGTTAGGCGTACCCGCAACTGTAGTCGCCGATGCCGGCCACGCCAACGGTCGGCGCATGCGTGACTACGGCGGGTTTGGCGATGCTGCCAGCCACAAAAATGCGCTGCTGATCGAGACCGGCCAGCACTTTTCAAAAAAGAGCGAACACGTCGCCCTCGATGTGGCGGCACGCTTCTTGATTGCTACTGAAGCTGTCGCCAAAGCAGACGTCTTGGCGTTTTTAAGCCAGGAAAAACCTGCAGCGCAGCAGTTTTTGCACGTCACCGATCCGGTTGTCGCCCACAGCATGGACTTCAGTTTTAGCGATGACTATCGCGGCCTTGAACGGATTGCTCATGCTGGAACGGTGATCGCCCGGGATGGCCAGCGCGAGATCGTCACCCCGTATGACAACTGCGTGCTGATCCAGCCGTCGCTGCGGCATCTGGGGCACGGGGTTACGGTGGTGAGGTTGGCGCGGGTGCTGGATCTTTAG
- a CDS encoding MFS transporter has translation MTVQSSALPSAQTATRRGPWKEIIAASVGNALEFYDLLIYGYFAVVIGKQFFPSDNETTSLLLAVGSFGISFLMRPLGAIVLGSYTDRAGRKASLTMSIMIMLLGTAMITFAPTYEQIGLAAPLLIIVARMLQGFSTGGEFGAATAFMVEHADAKRRGFFASWQLSTQGLATVLAAGVSAILSYALSDVQLNDWGWRVAFGFGLLIGPVGFYIRTQIDETPDFKKTVANTAVKTPLRDVLIKGHVSLLLAIGVVAGATAFNYVHKLYMPIYALKQLNIAATSSYLGALMTGVTLMIMAPVFGGLSDRHGRFRVLTIALLITGLSSYPMFLLLNTFPSFSTLLIVQAIVGVLIAACLGPIPAMLADIFPTSIRGTGLALSYNFSVTLFGGFAPLIVTWMIDATGSKLAPSFYVMATVLISVLAIVCLGRRMRGNHPSAS, from the coding sequence ATGACAGTTCAGTCCTCCGCATTACCATCGGCACAGACGGCAACCCGGCGAGGTCCATGGAAGGAGATCATCGCTGCCAGTGTTGGCAACGCACTGGAATTCTACGATTTGCTGATCTACGGCTACTTTGCGGTGGTTATCGGCAAACAGTTTTTCCCGTCCGATAACGAAACCACCTCACTGTTGCTGGCCGTAGGCTCGTTCGGCATTTCCTTTCTGATGCGTCCGCTGGGCGCCATTGTGCTCGGTTCATACACCGACAGGGCCGGGAGAAAGGCGTCGCTAACAATGTCAATCATGATCATGCTGCTCGGCACCGCCATGATTACCTTCGCTCCAACCTATGAGCAGATCGGCTTGGCGGCGCCACTGCTGATCATTGTTGCGCGCATGCTCCAGGGTTTTTCTACAGGTGGAGAGTTTGGTGCGGCGACCGCGTTTATGGTCGAGCACGCAGATGCCAAGCGCCGTGGTTTCTTTGCCAGTTGGCAATTGTCGACCCAAGGCCTGGCAACGGTTTTGGCAGCAGGTGTCAGCGCAATCCTTAGCTATGCACTGTCGGATGTGCAATTGAACGACTGGGGCTGGCGCGTTGCGTTCGGCTTCGGACTGCTGATCGGGCCGGTGGGCTTTTACATTCGCACACAAATCGATGAAACCCCGGACTTCAAGAAAACCGTGGCCAACACAGCGGTCAAAACTCCGCTGCGGGATGTCTTGATCAAAGGGCATGTCAGCCTTTTGCTGGCTATCGGCGTGGTGGCCGGTGCGACAGCGTTCAACTATGTACACAAGTTGTACATGCCAATCTATGCCTTGAAACAGTTGAATATTGCTGCCACTTCCTCGTATCTCGGGGCGCTGATGACAGGCGTAACGCTGATGATCATGGCCCCGGTATTTGGTGGACTTTCTGATCGCCACGGGCGATTCAGGGTGCTGACAATCGCCTTGTTGATTACCGGGTTGTCGTCTTATCCGATGTTCTTGCTGCTCAACACCTTCCCCAGCTTCTCTACGCTGCTGATCGTGCAAGCGATTGTCGGCGTGTTGATCGCGGCCTGCCTGGGGCCGATACCGGCGATGCTTGCCGACATCTTCCCGACCAGCATTCGCGGCACCGGCCTGGCACTCAGCTACAACTTTTCCGTCACCCTATTTGGTGGTTTTGCACCGCTGATCGTGACCTGGATGATCGATGCCACCGGCAGCAAACTGGCCCCAAGCTTTTATGTGATGGCGACTGTCTTGATCAGCGTACTGGCGATCGTCTGTCTGGGCCGCCGCATGCGGGGCAACCATCCATCCGCCAGTTGA
- a CDS encoding LysR family transcriptional regulator yields the protein MQLEWLEDFIELARTRSLSRAAENRCVTHPAFGRRIRSLEEWIGAALIERKQPLSLTPCGVLFLDAATQSLELLTAVRAQFKGGILSRDEPVRIATGRTLACDFFPDWYESLHQQLGSFAVSLVTSGAQEAISKLSTGEVDLLLSFSSPLTHTLMEPERFDSRVLANEELLPVSAPDAQGQPRQQISASSSGLTIPWLAFSPTLALRGVLAQHLERLPQRLALRMVYQADSYDAILEMTKRGRGLAWLPRMVVKDALASGELLIAGGAEFHVGFDVSLHRLRANQGEMVMKIWECL from the coding sequence ATGCAGCTTGAATGGCTTGAGGATTTTATCGAACTGGCTCGCACCCGCAGCCTGTCACGCGCCGCCGAAAATCGCTGCGTCACACATCCAGCGTTCGGTCGACGTATCCGATCACTGGAAGAATGGATCGGCGCGGCATTGATCGAACGCAAACAACCCCTGTCACTGACGCCTTGCGGTGTACTGTTCCTTGATGCCGCCACACAATCACTGGAATTGCTGACCGCCGTCAGAGCGCAATTCAAGGGCGGCATCCTGAGCCGCGACGAGCCAGTACGCATTGCCACCGGGCGGACCCTGGCCTGTGACTTTTTCCCCGACTGGTACGAATCACTGCATCAGCAATTGGGCAGCTTTGCGGTGTCATTGGTCACCAGTGGCGCACAAGAAGCGATCAGCAAGTTATCCACCGGAGAGGTCGATCTGCTGCTGAGTTTTTCCAGCCCGTTGACCCACACGCTGATGGAGCCGGAGCGTTTCGACTCGCGAGTGCTGGCCAATGAGGAATTGCTACCGGTCAGCGCGCCGGATGCCCAAGGCCAACCGCGACAGCAGATATCCGCCAGCAGCAGCGGCCTGACCATCCCTTGGCTAGCCTTCTCACCCACCCTGGCGCTGCGCGGCGTGCTGGCTCAACATCTGGAGCGTCTACCTCAGCGCCTGGCGTTGCGAATGGTTTACCAAGCTGACTCCTATGATGCCATTCTGGAAATGACCAAGCGTGGCAGAGGCCTCGCATGGCTGCCGCGCATGGTGGTCAAAGACGCGCTGGCGTCGGGTGAGTTGCTGATTGCCGGTGGCGCCGAGTTTCACGTCGGATTCGACGTGTCGCTGCATCGCTTGCGCGCCAACCAGGGCGAAATGGTGATGAAGATATGGGAATGTCTTTGA
- a CDS encoding YqiA/YcfP family alpha/beta fold hydrolase produces the protein MSASILYIHGFNSAPASNKACQLITVMDSLGLADQLRVPALHHHPRQAIAQLEQAISEMGRPLLVGSSLGGYYATHLAERHGLNALLVNPAVSPHRMFDGYLGTQKNLYTDETWELTHDHVAALAELEVPAPQDAQRYQVWLQTGDETLDYRLAQQYYRACALRIQAGGDHGYQGFARQLPALLSFAGISSDQYQSFDFAAL, from the coding sequence ATGTCCGCTTCGATCTTGTATATCCACGGTTTCAACAGCGCGCCGGCTTCCAATAAGGCCTGCCAACTGATCACCGTGATGGACAGCCTCGGTCTGGCTGATCAACTGCGTGTGCCGGCCCTGCATCATCACCCGCGTCAGGCGATTGCCCAGCTGGAGCAGGCCATCAGCGAGATGGGCCGGCCACTGCTGGTCGGCAGCTCACTCGGCGGCTACTATGCAACTCATCTTGCCGAGCGCCATGGCCTCAACGCCTTGCTGGTCAACCCTGCGGTCAGCCCCCATCGGATGTTCGACGGTTACCTGGGCACCCAGAAGAACCTTTACACCGACGAAACCTGGGAACTGACCCATGATCACGTCGCGGCCCTGGCCGAGCTGGAAGTCCCGGCGCCCCAGGATGCCCAGCGTTATCAGGTGTGGTTGCAGACCGGGGATGAAACACTGGATTATCGTCTTGCCCAGCAATATTACCGGGCCTGTGCCTTGCGTATCCAGGCCGGTGGCGATCATGGTTACCAGGGGTTCGCCCGGCAGCTACCGGCGCTGTTGAGTTTTGCCGGCATAAGCTCCGATCAGTATCAATCCTTCGATTTCGCAGCGCTGTAA
- the parE gene encoding DNA topoisomerase IV subunit B — MATPSASSYNADAIEVLSGLDPVRKRPGMYTDTSRPNHLAQEVIDNSVDEALAGHAKSVQVILHADHSLEVSDDGRGMPVDIHPEEGVSGVELILTKLHAGGKFSNKNYQFSGGLHGVGISVVNALSTQVTVKVKRDGNEYQMTFADGYKATDLEVIGTVGKRNTGTSVYFAPDPKYFDSPKFSISRLKHVLKAKAVLCPGLLVSFEDKGTGEKVEWHYEDGLRSYLEDSVAEFERLPNEPFCGSLAGNKEAVDWALLWLPEGGDSVQESYVNLIPTAQGGTHVNGLRQGLLDAMREFCEYRSLLPRGVKLAPEDVWERIAFVLSMKMQEPQFSGQTKERLSSREAAAFVSGVVKDAFSLWLNEHPELGLALAELAINNAGRRLKASKKVERKRITQGPALPGKLADCAGQDPMRSELFLVEGDSAGGSAKQARDKEFQAILPLRGKILNTWEVDGSEVLASQEVHNIAVAIGVDPGSADIAQLRYGKICILADADSDGLHIATLLCALFVQHFRPLVDAGHVYVAMPPLYRIDLGKEIFYALDEAERDGILDRLVAEKKRGKPQVTRFKGLGEMNPPQLRETTMDPNTRRLVQLTLEDFDATSEMMDMLLAKKRAPDRKSWLESKGDLAVLD, encoded by the coding sequence ATGGCCACTCCCAGCGCTAGCTCTTATAACGCCGACGCCATCGAAGTCCTCTCGGGCCTCGACCCGGTGCGCAAACGCCCCGGCATGTACACCGACACCAGCCGGCCGAACCACCTTGCCCAGGAAGTCATCGACAACAGCGTCGACGAAGCCTTGGCCGGGCATGCCAAGTCGGTACAAGTCATCCTCCACGCCGACCATTCCCTGGAAGTCAGCGACGATGGTCGCGGCATGCCGGTGGACATTCACCCGGAAGAGGGTGTGTCGGGCGTCGAGCTGATCCTCACCAAGCTGCACGCCGGGGGCAAGTTCTCCAACAAGAACTACCAATTCTCCGGTGGCTTGCACGGCGTGGGCATTTCCGTGGTCAACGCCCTGTCGACGCAGGTCACGGTCAAGGTCAAGCGCGACGGCAACGAATACCAGATGACCTTTGCTGACGGCTACAAGGCTACCGATCTGGAAGTGATCGGCACCGTTGGCAAGCGCAACACCGGGACCAGCGTTTACTTCGCGCCGGACCCGAAGTACTTCGATTCTCCGAAATTCTCCATCAGTCGCCTCAAGCACGTGCTCAAGGCCAAGGCTGTGTTGTGCCCGGGGCTGCTGGTCAGCTTCGAAGACAAAGGCACCGGCGAGAAAGTCGAGTGGCACTACGAAGACGGCCTGCGCTCCTACCTGGAAGACTCTGTCGCCGAATTCGAACGCCTGCCCAACGAGCCCTTCTGCGGCAGCCTGGCCGGTAATAAAGAGGCCGTGGACTGGGCCTTGCTGTGGCTGCCCGAAGGTGGTGACAGTGTTCAGGAAAGCTACGTCAACCTGATCCCGACCGCCCAAGGCGGCACCCACGTCAACGGTTTGCGCCAGGGCTTGCTGGATGCCATGCGCGAATTCTGCGAATACCGCAGCCTGTTGCCGCGCGGCGTGAAGCTGGCGCCGGAAGACGTCTGGGAACGGATCGCTTTTGTCCTGTCGATGAAAATGCAGGAGCCGCAATTCTCTGGTCAGACCAAGGAGCGTCTGTCGTCCCGTGAGGCGGCAGCGTTTGTCTCGGGTGTGGTCAAGGACGCTTTCAGTCTGTGGCTCAACGAGCATCCGGAACTGGGCCTGGCCCTGGCGGAATTGGCAATCAACAACGCCGGTCGTCGCCTGAAAGCCAGCAAGAAGGTTGAACGCAAGCGCATCACCCAGGGCCCGGCACTGCCTGGCAAGCTGGCGGATTGCGCCGGACAGGACCCGATGCGCTCCGAACTGTTCCTAGTGGAGGGTGATTCCGCCGGTGGTTCCGCCAAGCAAGCGCGGGACAAGGAGTTCCAGGCGATCCTGCCGCTGCGGGGCAAGATCCTCAACACCTGGGAAGTCGACGGCAGCGAAGTGCTGGCCAGCCAGGAAGTGCACAACATTGCGGTGGCCATCGGTGTCGACCCTGGCTCGGCGGACATCGCCCAACTGCGCTACGGCAAGATCTGCATCCTCGCCGACGCCGACTCCGACGGTCTGCACATCGCGACCTTGCTCTGTGCGCTGTTCGTCCAGCACTTCCGCCCGTTGGTGGATGCTGGTCACGTCTATGTCGCCATGCCGCCGCTGTATCGCATCGACTTGGGCAAAGAGATTTTCTACGCCCTGGACGAAGCCGAGCGCGATGGCATTCTCGACCGCCTGGTGGCCGAGAAGAAACGCGGCAAGCCGCAAGTCACCCGATTTAAAGGCCTGGGCGAGATGAACCCGCCGCAACTGCGGGAAACCACCATGGACCCGAACACTCGGCGCCTGGTGCAGTTGACCCTGGAAGACTTCGACGCCACCTCGGAAATGATGGACATGCTGCTGGCCAAAAAGCGTGCTCCTGATCGCAAGAGCTGGCTGGAGTCCAAAGGCGACCTGGCGGTTCTGGACTGA
- a CDS encoding esterase-like activity of phytase family protein, with the protein MRSGFALAILLLSGLATTSVVAAPAAELKLLSEHPVDGMRGGNLSGLAVCGKELWTVSDRDDGQIYRLDTSTDVWQAQTVKINVPPVPDSGLPWGLRSRTKVASLVRGGDLDFEGISCDAAGNRYIVSEAHAAVLQVPVTGEPEWLKIAPSMVREARASGMLLHFNALFEGLAVNPEGNQMWLAAERERRGLISIKRGQSLWDCDGPCVLLSEAGQEMQPAQFPGAKAVSKDFADLALFNGKLFTLERNAFQICRRDTVTAKVELCWSYAEDALVPNRRYPQAYGLAEALVMDEEGAWIGIDNNFGPRADGEKRPMVYRFAAPAGGWSAKP; encoded by the coding sequence ATGCGCAGCGGTTTCGCCCTGGCGATACTGTTGTTGAGCGGGTTGGCGACCACCTCGGTGGTCGCGGCGCCTGCTGCTGAGCTCAAGCTATTGTCTGAACACCCGGTAGATGGCATGCGCGGCGGCAACCTGTCGGGCTTGGCTGTTTGCGGTAAAGAACTGTGGACCGTGTCCGACCGCGATGACGGGCAGATTTACCGGCTCGATACCTCGACGGATGTCTGGCAAGCGCAAACGGTGAAGATCAACGTGCCGCCGGTGCCTGACTCGGGGCTTCCCTGGGGCTTGCGCTCACGCACCAAGGTTGCGTCCTTGGTACGCGGTGGCGACCTGGATTTTGAAGGCATCAGCTGTGATGCCGCCGGCAATCGCTACATTGTCAGCGAAGCCCATGCGGCGGTGCTGCAAGTACCGGTAACGGGGGAGCCAGAATGGCTGAAGATCGCCCCAAGCATGGTCCGCGAAGCCCGTGCCAGTGGCATGTTGCTGCACTTCAATGCCTTGTTTGAAGGCCTTGCGGTTAACCCCGAGGGCAATCAGATGTGGCTCGCGGCCGAACGTGAGCGGCGTGGGCTGATATCGATCAAGCGTGGGCAAAGCCTCTGGGACTGCGACGGGCCTTGCGTGCTGTTGAGTGAGGCTGGCCAGGAGATGCAGCCGGCCCAGTTCCCAGGAGCCAAGGCGGTGTCCAAGGACTTTGCAGACCTTGCCCTGTTCAATGGCAAGCTGTTTACCCTTGAGCGCAACGCATTCCAGATCTGTCGTCGGGATACCGTTACCGCCAAGGTCGAGTTGTGCTGGTCCTATGCCGAAGACGCGCTGGTGCCGAACCGGCGTTACCCCCAGGCTTATGGTCTGGCCGAAGCGCTGGTAATGGACGAGGAGGGTGCCTGGATCGGCATCGACAATAATTTTGGTCCCCGCGCCGATGGTGAAAAAAGGCCGATGGTCTATCGTTTCGCCGCCCCTGCCGGTGGCTGGAGCGCCAAGCCATGA